From the genome of Streptomyces sp. NBC_01260, one region includes:
- a CDS encoding zinc-dependent alcohol dehydrogenase produces MSGGPARSRAITVDRPGGHRLTDGPVPQPGPGEVRVRVAAAGICMSDRELYDGHRDPRYVRYPVVPGHEWSGVVEAVGAGVDPALTGRGTVAEGFRSCGSCERCRGGETSLCTAGYDETGFTRPGAFADHVVVPARLLHPLADEADLRAAALLEPAAVVAAAVRAGTPEPGERIAVVGAGTLGLLAVQLLAAVSPGELTVIDPRDERACQALAFGASEALSPEEAAQVRGRYDLVVETAGAATTAADACLLARRGGRVVLTGMFAPGATGIDPVHLSLSQLTVRSVFGASSASWSYAVRAFTAGLLDPAALITHEFPLERFADAVALVGGGAPGTGKVLMRP; encoded by the coding sequence ATGAGCGGCGGCCCCGCCCGCTCGCGGGCGATCACGGTCGACCGGCCGGGCGGGCACCGGCTGACCGACGGCCCGGTTCCGCAGCCCGGCCCGGGCGAGGTCCGGGTACGGGTCGCCGCGGCCGGGATCTGCATGAGCGACCGGGAGCTGTACGACGGTCATCGCGACCCCCGCTATGTGCGCTACCCGGTGGTGCCCGGACACGAGTGGTCCGGAGTGGTCGAGGCCGTGGGCGCGGGCGTCGATCCGGCCCTGACCGGCCGCGGTACGGTCGCCGAGGGGTTCCGTTCCTGCGGCAGCTGCGAGCGGTGCCGCGGCGGCGAGACCTCGCTGTGCACGGCCGGGTACGACGAGACGGGGTTCACCCGGCCCGGGGCGTTCGCCGACCATGTCGTGGTGCCCGCGCGGCTGTTGCACCCGCTGGCCGACGAAGCGGACCTGCGCGCGGCCGCGCTGCTGGAGCCCGCCGCCGTGGTGGCGGCGGCGGTGCGGGCAGGCACGCCCGAACCGGGTGAACGCATCGCGGTGGTGGGGGCCGGGACGCTCGGGCTGCTCGCGGTGCAGCTGCTGGCCGCGGTGTCGCCCGGCGAGCTGACGGTGATCGACCCGAGGGACGAACGGGCGTGCCAGGCGCTGGCGTTCGGGGCGAGCGAGGCCCTGAGCCCCGAGGAGGCCGCGCAGGTGCGCGGCCGGTACGACCTGGTCGTGGAGACGGCGGGCGCCGCGACCACCGCCGCCGACGCCTGCCTCCTCGCGCGGCGCGGCGGCCGGGTGGTGCTCACCGGGATGTTCGCCCCGGGGGCCACCGGCATCGACCCGGTGCACCTGTCGCTGAGCCAGCTCACCGTGCGCAGTGTGTTCGGGGCGTCCTCGGCGTCCTGGTCCTACGCGGTACGGGCGTTCACCGCCGGACTCCTCGATCCGGCCGCGCTGATCACGCACGAGTTCCCGCTGGAGCGGTTCGCGGACGCCGTGGCACTGGTCGGGGGCGGCGCCCCGGGGACCGGCAAGGTGCTGATGCGTCCCTGA
- a CDS encoding SMP-30/gluconolactonase/LRE family protein, whose translation MSCPRLEVAVREHAALGEGPTWDPATGRLIWVDILSARIHTYDPATGRRTVMATEQHVGAAKPRAGGGLVVNLRDGIGLYDADGAFRWLVHDAEPGRRGNDAAVAPDGALWAGTMRYDDSEVGGSLTRVAPDGTATRVLPLVACSNGTGWSPDGRLMYYIDTPTRRIDVFDVDGEQVVNRRPFATVEEGAGFPDGLTVDAEGAVWVALWDGAALRRYTADGTLERTVELPVRRPTSCAFGGRELRDLYISTARGGLDAPHPLSGSLLVLPDAGQGMPGTAFAG comes from the coding sequence GTGAGCTGCCCGCGCCTCGAAGTCGCCGTCCGCGAGCACGCCGCCCTCGGCGAGGGCCCGACCTGGGACCCGGCCACCGGACGGCTGATCTGGGTCGACATCCTCTCGGCCCGGATCCACACCTACGACCCGGCCACCGGCCGGCGCACGGTCATGGCCACCGAGCAGCACGTCGGAGCGGCCAAGCCGCGGGCCGGCGGCGGCCTGGTCGTCAATCTGCGCGACGGCATCGGGCTGTACGACGCGGACGGCGCCTTCCGCTGGCTGGTCCACGACGCCGAGCCGGGGCGGCGCGGCAACGACGCGGCGGTGGCGCCGGACGGGGCGCTGTGGGCGGGCACCATGCGCTACGACGACTCCGAGGTGGGCGGGAGCCTCACCCGCGTCGCGCCCGACGGCACGGCCACCCGGGTGCTGCCCCTGGTGGCCTGCAGCAACGGCACCGGGTGGAGCCCCGACGGCCGGCTGATGTACTACATCGACACACCGACCCGCCGGATCGATGTCTTCGACGTGGACGGTGAACAGGTCGTCAACCGCCGCCCGTTCGCCACCGTGGAGGAGGGGGCCGGCTTCCCTGACGGGCTGACGGTGGACGCGGAGGGAGCCGTCTGGGTCGCCCTGTGGGACGGGGCCGCGCTGCGCCGCTACACGGCGGACGGCACGCTGGAGCGCACCGTCGAGCTGCCGGTGCGACGGCCGACATCCTGCGCCTTCGGCGGCCGGGAGCTGCGCGACCTGTACATCTCCACGGCCCGCGGGGGCCTTGACGCCCCGCACCCGCTCTCCGGTTCGCTGCTGGTCCTGCCGGACGCGGGCCAGGGAATGCCCGGCACGGCCTTCGCGGGCTGA